A single region of the Triticum dicoccoides isolate Atlit2015 ecotype Zavitan chromosome 2B, WEW_v2.0, whole genome shotgun sequence genome encodes:
- the LOC119366046 gene encoding probable receptor-like protein kinase At5g24010: MAVRGILLALLLAMVLPRAILAAFAPAFQYFLACGANSSVSFPSDSPANIFVPDAAYLSPAGAPAVSASSTLASPPALYAAARADISAFSYRLPSPASPDASSFLVLRLHFFPFFPATSSQYVINILSARFNVSVADAYALLSSFSPPAAGVVKEFFVPRDLFGDHFHVTFTPDAGSTAFVNAIELFSAPPEMLWNSSVTPVGAVVKDDMDLWQRQPLETVYRLNVGGPKVTIENDTLWRTWLPDGPYLYDASGLSVVSNTSNPIIYDSSNGYTREVAPDVVYQTQRMANVTDLLAATTPGLNFNLTWTFPAVKGSRYLVRLHFCDYEVVSSVVGVGIVFNVYIAQTIGTPDLTPNARATQSNEVFYMDYAARAPSTGNLTVSIGWSSKRSGGGILNGLEIMRLPPVDLSSRRYGRTKRTIVITVSAVLGAAVLACVVLCFFGVPYTKYSGSGWAEQFTNRWSREGKTSGLQSVSTKLHIALAKIKAATDNFHERNLIGVGGFGNVYKGVLVDGTPVAVKRAMHASQQGLPEFQTEIVVLSGIRHRHLVSLIGYCNEQAETILVYEYMEKGTLRSHLYGSDEPALSWKQRLEICIGAARGLHYLHRGYAENIIHRDVKSTNILLGSDGGSTGGVIAKVADFGLSRIGPSFGETHVSTAVKGSFGYLDPGYFKTQQLTDRSDVYSFGVVLLEVLCARPVIDQSLDHGRINIAEWAVRMRREGRLDKMADPRIAGEVDEESLLKFAETAEKCLAECWVDRPSMGDVLWNLEYCLQLQETNITGDGLDDMVPSSTSLLMDETDLSMTNVADSKVFSQLSARGEGR, encoded by the coding sequence ATGGCCGTCCGCGGGatactcctcgccctcctcctcgccATGGTTCTCCcgcgcgccatcctcgccgccttCGCTCCGGCCTTTCAATATTTCCTCGCATGCGGCGCCAACTCCTCCGTCTCCTTCCCGTCCGATTCCCCCGCCAACATCTTCGTCCCCGACGCCGCCTACCTCTCGCCCGCGGGCGCTCCGGCGGTGTCGGCCAGCTCCACCCTGGCCTCCCCGCCAGCTCTGTACGCCGCCGCGCGCGCGGACATCTCGGCCTTCTCGTACCGCCTCCCTAGCCCCGCCTCGCCAGACGCGTCGTCATTCCTCGTCCTGCGCctccacttcttccccttcttccccgccacctcctctcagtatgtcatcaacatcttGTCCGCGCGCTTCAACGTTTCGGTCGCCGACGCCTACGCTCTGCTGTCCTCCttctcgcctccggccgccggcgTCGTCAAggagttcttcgtcccgcgcgaccTGTTCGGTGACCACTTCCACGTCACGTTCACCCCGGACGCCGGCTCCACCGCCTTCGTCAACGCCATCGAGCTGTTCTCGGCCCCGCCGGAGATGCTGTGGAATAGCTCCGTGACGCCCGTGGGAGCCGTGGTGAAGGACGACATGGACCTGTGGCAGCGGCAGCCGCTGGAGACGGTCTATCGCCTCAACGTCGGAGGGCCCAAGGTGACCATTGAGAACGACACGCTGTGGCGGACGTGGCTGCCCGACGGTCCCTACCTCTACGACGCCTCCGGGCTGTCGGTGGTGAGCAACACCTCCAACCCGATCATCTACGATTCATCGAACGGATACACGAGGGAGGTGGCGCCAGATGTCGTGTACCAGACCCAGCGCATGGCGAACGTGACGGACTTACTGGCGGCGACAACCCCGGGCCTGAACTTCAACCTCACGTGGACGTTCCCGGCGGTGAAGGGGTCCCGCTACCTCGTCCGCCTCCACTTCTGCGACTACGAGGTGGTCAGCTCCGTCGTCGGCGTTGGCATCGTCTTCAACGTCTACATCGCGCAGACCATTGGCACTCCAGACCTCACGCCGAATGCTCGGGCGACTCAGTCGAACGAGGTCTTTTACATGGACTACGCGGCCAGGGCGCCGAGCACCGGGAACCTCACGGTGAGCATCGGCTGGTCGTCGAAAAGGAGCGGAGGTGGGATACTGAACGGGCTAGAGATTATGAGGCTGCCGCCCGTTGATTTGAGCTCGAGGAGGTACGGCAGGACGAAGAGGACCATTGTCATTACGGTGTCGGCAGTGCTCGGCGCCGCCGTTCTTGCTTGCGTGGTGCTCTGCTTTTTCGGCGTGCCGTATACGAAGTACAGCGGCTCCGGCTGGGCTGAGCAGTTCACGAACCGATGGTCCAGAGAGGGCAAGACCAGCGGGTTGCAGAGTGTGAGCACGAAGCTGCACATCGCTCTCGCGAAGATCAAGGCCGCCACGGACAACTTCCACGAGCGCAACCTCATCGGCGTGGGCGGGTTCGGGAACGTGTACAAGGGCGTGCTCGTTGACGGCACGCCAGTGGCGGTGAAGCGCGCCATGCACGCCTCGCAGCAGGGGTTGCCGGAGTTCCAGACGGAGATCGTGGTGCTGTCCGGCATCCGGCACCGGCACCTGGTGTCGCTCATTGGGTACTGCAACGAGCAGGCGGAGACGATACTGGTGTACGAATACATGGAGAAAGGCACGCTGCGGAGCCACCTGTACGGTTCCGACGAGCCGGCGTTGTCATGGAAGCAGAGGCTGGAGATCTGCATCGGCGCGGCGAGGGGCCTGCACTACCTGCACAGAGGCTACGCGGAGAACATCATCCACCGTGACGTCAAGTCGACCAACATCCTCCTCGGGAGCGACGGCGGCAGCACCGGTGGCGTGATCGCCAAGGTGGCCGACTTCGGGCTGTCGCGCATCGGGCCGTCGTTCGGGGAGACGCACGtgagcacggcggtgaagggcagcTTCGGGTACCTGGACCCGGGGTACTTCAAGACGCAGCAGCTGACGGACCGGTCGGACGTCTACTCCTTCGGCGTGGTGCTGTTGGAGGTGCTCTGCGCGCGACCTGTGATCGACCAGAGCCTGGACCACGGCCGGATCAACATCGCCGAATGGGCCGTGAGGATGCGCAGGGAAGGGCGGCTCGACAAGATGGCCGACCCGAGGATCGCCGGCGAGGTGGACGAGGAGTCGCTGCTCAAGTTCGCAGAAACCGCTGAGAAGTGCCTGGCGGAGTGCTGGGTGGACCGGCCGTCCATGGGCGACGTGCTGTGGAACCTGGAGTATTGCCTACAGCTGCAGGAGACCAATATCACCGGGGACGGACTCGACGACATGGTACCGTCGTCGACGAGCTTGTTGATGGACGAGACCGACTTGAGCATGACCAATGTCGCCGACAGCAAGGTATTCTCCCAGCTGAGCGCCCGCGGCGAGGGACGATGA
- the LOC119368575 gene encoding uncharacterized protein LOC119368575 isoform X1, with product MGPVRSERAGRPTESLYDTAGWRVRRLGAGRPLSRPTSSTGSLFRFGGKTTPSRRQWCAPMVVQALLVAISVAAAPALEFGVDRRRRPTIQQRAWGLPFRPVAAASIVGSPDSPGGPGQRQIGNTPDVQSASASCTTLSSGGGGWPSADAGAGAHSSGAPALSHDGPGSSLGAAATCNGGVAGHKKSCSNPVLLFCISSSSHLSCVFVSLFDPEGCICTGLFAFNWDSKDLCLSSPGCMGVLRVEFFIQ from the exons ATGGGGCCGGTCCGGTCAGAGCGTGCAGGGCGGCCGACAGAGTCTCTGTACGACACGGCTGGATGGCGTGTACGCAGGTTGGGCGCAGGACGGCCGCTCTCTCGTCCTACGTCTAGCACGGGATCCCTTTTTAGATTTGGGGGGAAGACAACGCCGAGCCGGAGGCAGTGGTGCGCGCCCATGGTCGTTCAAGCTCTGCTCGTGGCGATTTCAGTTGCGGCGGCGCCGGCGCTCGAATTTGG TGTAGATCGACGTCGGCGGCCAACGATCCAGCAGCGCGCTTGGGGGCTTCCGTTTCGGCCGGTGGCGGCCGCGTCAATAGTAGGCTCGCCGGATTCTCCGGGGGGTCCTGGGCAGCGGCAGATCGGCAACACGCCAGATGTGCAATCAGCGAGTGCCTCCTGCACGACATTGAGCTCTGGCGGGGGCGGTTGGCCATCGGCGGACGCAGGGGCTGGCGCACATTCTTCTGGCGCGCCCGCGCTGAGCCACGACGGCCCCGGCAGCTCGCTCGGCGCTGCGGCGACCTGCAACGGTGGCGTCGCTGGGCACAAGAAAAGTTGCTCCAACCCAGTTCTGTTGTTCTGTATCTCCAGTTCTAGTCATCTGTCTTGTGTCTTTGTATCTCTATTTGATCCTGAAGGCTGTATTTGCACTGGTCTATTTGCTTTCAATTGGGATTCGAAAGACTTATGTTTGAGCTCACCAGGCTGTATGGGAGTGTTACGGGTGGAGTTTTTCATCCAATAA
- the LOC119368575 gene encoding uncharacterized protein LOC119368575 isoform X2, translated as MGPVRSERAGRPTESLYDTAGWRVRRLGAGRPLSRPTSSTGSLFRFGGKTTPSRRQWCAPMVVQALLVAISVAAAPALEFGSTSAANDPAARLGASVSAGGGRVNSRLAGFSGGSWAAADRQHARCAISECLLHDIELWRGRLAIGGRRGWRTFFWRARAEPRRPRQLARRCGDLQRWRRWAQEKLLQPSSVVLYLQF; from the exons ATGGGGCCGGTCCGGTCAGAGCGTGCAGGGCGGCCGACAGAGTCTCTGTACGACACGGCTGGATGGCGTGTACGCAGGTTGGGCGCAGGACGGCCGCTCTCTCGTCCTACGTCTAGCACGGGATCCCTTTTTAGATTTGGGGGGAAGACAACGCCGAGCCGGAGGCAGTGGTGCGCGCCCATGGTCGTTCAAGCTCTGCTCGTGGCGATTTCAGTTGCGGCGGCGCCGGCGCTCGAATTTGG ATCGACGTCGGCGGCCAACGATCCAGCAGCGCGCTTGGGGGCTTCCGTTTCGGCCGGTGGCGGCCGCGTCAATAGTAGGCTCGCCGGATTCTCCGGGGGGTCCTGGGCAGCGGCAGATCGGCAACACGCCAGATGTGCAATCAGCGAGTGCCTCCTGCACGACATTGAGCTCTGGCGGGGGCGGTTGGCCATCGGCGGACGCAGGGGCTGGCGCACATTCTTCTGGCGCGCCCGCGCTGAGCCACGACGGCCCCGGCAGCTCGCTCGGCGCTGCGGCGACCTGCAACGGTGGCGTCGCTGGGCACAAGAAAAGTTGCTCCAACCCAGTTCTGTTGTTCTGTATCTCCAGTTCTAG